A single region of the Leptodactylus fuscus isolate aLepFus1 chromosome 5, aLepFus1.hap2, whole genome shotgun sequence genome encodes:
- the LOC142202455 gene encoding olfactory receptor 5G9-like, giving the protein MCEENQTQVTQIRLLGFRGLQKYKPLLFIVFLLTYIFILAGNLLIILLVTTIDHLKTPMFYFLKHLSTADVLLTTSIVPVMLDIIFVEEGVLPFWGCIIQLHVFGIFGFVQCFLIAVMSYNRFLAICHPLRYSSLMGPNLCLQLVVGSWFLVTVLISSEVFVVIQFNFCGLDSIDHFFCDFGPIVELATSDTSVLMILDFFISIFMIFFPFAFIITTYFFIFFAILKISSAYGKRKAFSTCSSHLTTVCIYYGTLITVYMASTDEGSANINKYRSLLYTVGTPLMNPIIYSLRNKEIRRAMQKMVNRVFQNGWKR; this is encoded by the coding sequence ATGTGTGAGGAGAACCAGACACAAGTCACTCAGATACGTCTTCTTGGATTCCGAGGTCTACAAAAATACAAACCTCTTCTATTCATTGTGTTCCTCTTGACTTACATATTTATACTGGCCGGAAACCTTCTGATCATCCTATTAGTGACCACTATTGACCACCTGAAGACCCCAATGTTCTACTTTCTGAAGCATTTATCCACAGCCGATGTCTTACTCACCACCAGCATTGTCCCCGTGATGTTGGACATAATATTTGTTGAGGAGGGTGTTTTACCCTTttggggctgtataatacagttACATGTCTTTGGTATATTTGGATTTGTTCAATGTTTCCTCATTGCCGTCATGTCCTATAATCGATTTTTGGCCATTTGCCATCCATTACGTTATTCTTCACTGATGGGCCCAAATCTTTGTCTCCAGCTTGTTGTTGGGTCATGGTTTTTAGTCACTGTCTTAATATCAAGTGAGGTTTTTGTTGTCATCCAATTTAACTTCTGTGGCTTGGATTCCattgaccacttcttctgtgacTTTGGTCCCATAGTGGAATTGGCCACTTCAGACACTTCCGTTTTGATGATACtagatttttttatttccatattcatgatttttttcccatttgCTTTTATCATTACAAcctacttttttattttctttgccaTCCTAAAAATTTCTTCGGCTTATGGTAAAAGAAAAGCCTTCTCTACTTGTAGCTCCCACCTGAccactgtctgtatatattatggtaccctaataacagtatacatGGCCTCAACCGATGAGGGCTCGGCCAATATCAACAAGTACAGATCCCTGTTGTACACAGTAGGGACTCCACTGATGAATCCCATTATCTACAGCCTGAGGAACAAAGAGATCAGGAGAGCCATGCAGAAAATGGTCAATCGGGTCTTTCAAAATGGATGGAAAAGATGA